The genomic window GAAGTTCAAGCTATAAATGGTTGGGAAAGATTTGTAAAAAGTGTTTATGATAGTGAAGAATTTATTAAGATATTTATTACAGGTTCCAACTCTTCACTTTTAAATACGCAGTTTGCAACACTTTTAAGTGGACGATATATTTCAACAAAAATTTATCCACTTAGTTTTTCTGAAATACTTGAAATAAATGGCATTGATAATTTTTTAAAACTTAATAAAGAACTTCCAAAAGTTTTAAAACTTGTAGATGATATGATGAATTATGGTTCATTTGTGGAAGTTTATGAGTTGGATGATGAATTTAAAAGAGAAGTTTTAAGCACTTATTATGAAACCATTTTATTAAAAGATTGTGTTGCAAATAATCAAATTCGAGATATAAAGAGTTTTAAAGAACTTGGTTTTTATGCTTTGACAAATTTAACTTCTTTATATTCGTATATTTCTTTGTCAAAAGTATTAAAAATCAATGATAAATCTATAAAAGATTATATTTCTTTTTTAGAAAATTCGTATCTTTTTAGTGAGTTGAAACTTTTTTCATATTCATTAAAAGAGCAAATTAATAATAAAAAGAAATTATATTTGAGTGATAATGGTTTTATTAGTTTAGGATATGCTTTTTCTTCAAATTATGGAAAGTTATTGGAAAATCTTGTTTTTACTGAACTTCAAAAAGCAGATTTTGAGATTTTTTATTTTAATAGTGATTTCGAATGTGATTTTATAGCAAAAAAAGCTAATAAGATTATAGCTATTCAAGTTTGTTATAGTTTAACTGAAGAGAATAAAAAAAGAGAAATAAATGCATTTTTAAAACTCCCTTTTAATGTGGATGAAAAATATATAATTACCTATAATCAAAGGGATAAAATTGATGATATAGAGGTTATAAGTTTTTGGGAATATTTTGCAAAATTTTAAAATAGTAAAGATAAAAGTTTGAAAGGATTATATTTGGAAGAAGAAAAATTATATGAATGTGAAATTTGTAATAAAAAGTATCCTAAAAAAGAGTATCTTTATTCAAAATATGAAAATAAGTGTATTTTACATTGTGAAAAAGATATTTGGTTTGATTTAATAGATGGAAAAAAAGATTGGACTAAATCTGAAGAAAATATAAAATATTTTTGGTCGGAAATTAGAAAATATATTTTAAATACACTTAAAGATGAAGAATATAAAGTGGAACAATATTATATAAGTTTAACAAATGTAATTTTCCCAAAATTTGAAGAACTCTATGAGGATACTTATGAAGAAGGACTTGGATATTGGCGTTGTGATGATTGGTATCATAATTTTTGTGATGAAATTATAACAAATAGTGAATTCCCAAGTAATGATTTAAAAAAAATTTCAGGATTTAATTTTAGTAATTCAATATTTTTAGATGTTGTAGATTTTACTAATTATGAATTTGAAGGACTTGTATTCAATAATACAGTATTTATAGAAGAGTGTAAAATTTCAAATTCTAAAATAATAAATGTTTCTTTTAAAGAAACTATTTTCCAAAAAGCTACATTATTTGAAAATTCAACAATAAATTTTTTTTCTTACCAAAAAGATTTTGAAAATTGTGAATTTTATAAAGAATTAACTTTTGATAACATTATTTTTAATAATCAACATAAGAAATTAGATTTAGATTTTAAAAATACTAAGTTTAAAGAGTTAAATATTTCAAATACAACTT from Arcobacter venerupis includes these protein-coding regions:
- a CDS encoding ATP-binding protein, with amino-acid sequence MNNVLISQNKHWEKRYENLYKREVFQKLVKNLSLKHIQVLQGIRRSGKSSLFKLLINELCLNTDPMEILYINLDDPFFMKYSNEPTGFYEIIQTAKKLTQKNIKYLFLDEVQAINGWERFVKSVYDSEEFIKIFITGSNSSLLNTQFATLLSGRYISTKIYPLSFSEILEINGIDNFLKLNKELPKVLKLVDDMMNYGSFVEVYELDDEFKREVLSTYYETILLKDCVANNQIRDIKSFKELGFYALTNLTSLYSYISLSKVLKINDKSIKDYISFLENSYLFSELKLFSYSLKEQINNKKKLYLSDNGFISLGYAFSSNYGKLLENLVFTELQKADFEIFYFNSDFECDFIAKKANKIIAIQVCYSLTEENKKREINAFLKLPFNVDEKYIITYNQRDKIDDIEVISFWEYFAKF